GGGGAGTTCCCACATTTTGGATAAAGGTTTCCAGGTGATGTTAAATAGTCTAGCTCAGAGAAAGATCCTTATTGTTATTGATGATGTGGACAAATTAGAACAAATAGAAGCTTTACTTGGAGAGCAACATTCTTCCTTTGGTGGTGGAAGTAGAATTATTATAACAACTAGAGATTTGCAATTACTAAGCGGAACTGATGCGATATATAAGCCCAAGATTTTCAGTGATCCCGGAGCTGTAGAACTGTTTAGGCGTTACGCCTTCAGAACAAACCAACCCACTAGAGATTACGATGTTCTCACGAGGCGTGCCGTAAACTATGCTCAAGGTCTACCTCTAGCACTCAAAGTCTTGGGAGCTTCTCTTTATAACAAAACTATACTTGAGTGGAAAGGTGTCTTAGAAAAATTAAAGGAAGTCCCGCAAAGAAGGATTAATGATGTGCTTAGAACAAGCTTCGATGAACTAGATCGTACAGAGAAGAACATCTTTCTAGATATTGCATGTTTTTTTAAAGGAATGAAAAAAGACTATGCAACCGAAATCCTGGACGGTTGTGGTTTCCATCCTCATGCTGGTATTGGAGTTCTAATCGATCGAGCTCTCATAACTGTCTCAGTGTATGGGAAACTGGGGATGCATGATTTACTAGAGGAAATGGGTCGGGAAATAGTTCGCCAAGAATCTATCGAAGAGCCTGGAAGACGAAGTAGGTTGTGGAGTTATGAAGATGTTTATCGTGTGCTAACTCAAAATACGGtgagaaatatttttcttatgcaATTTTTAGTAGAAAGCTTCAACTTTTGATCAAAATCTATTTCTTAGGCCCGTTTGATCAGTTTTTAATTATTGAAAATTGaaagttgaaaattgaaaattgaaagttgaaagttggATTTgtcgtttgataaccatttttgTTTCCACTTCTTTATTTTtaggtataattttttttttaataattgaaaattgaaaaattaccaaacaagttatgtgttttcaattttcagatttcaaaaaaaaaaacataagcaaaacaaaaagttgaaaactgaaaatgaaatgattatcaaacagcTCCTTAAGAAACAAGCATTAACTTCATAATCTAAACTAAGGTCCTTTGTTTTTTACTTCCTTTTGATTTGCATAGACTACAAAAGCAGTTGAAAGCATAATCCTGGATTTGTCGAACTCAGATGAGGCATGCGTAAAtgctgaagcttttgttagtatGACTCAACTAAGACTTCTCAAAATTGTTGCTTACGGCAACAAACACCTAATTGGGAACTTAAGGTTTCTATCTCATGAGTTGAGGTGTCTCTTATGGAATAGATTCCCCCTTAAGTCTTTGCCGTCCAACCgtcaattcaaaaatcttgtTGACCTTGATATGCAATATAGTCTCATTGACCGACTTTGGGAAGGAACCCAGGTATGTACAATCATTTACATGTATATGTTTCTTTTAAATGTTTAGGTTCTAAGATGTCTCATTAAGTATGTTTTCTTGTATGTTTTGACAGACGCTGGAAAAGTTAAAATTCATCAATTTAAGTTCCTGTCAATACCTTAAGGAAACCCCTGACTTCACAAAGATGCCAAATCTTAAGAACCTAATTCTTCGAAGTTGTATAAGATTAGTTGAGGTTCACCCGTCTATTTCGACTCATGCAAACCTTGTTTTATTGAATCTGAGTGGGTGCAAGGAACTTAAGAGTCTTCCAAGCAGCATTCGTATGAAATCTCTCACAACCCTTGATCTTTGTGACTGCTCGAGTCTTGAGATGTTTCCAGAGATTCCAGAAGTGATTGAGGGGTTAGAAGAGCTTGATTTATCCggatcaaaaattaaagaactgCCCTCGTCAATTAATAATCTCACGGGGTTGAGTTATTTGATCCTAGAAGATTGCAAGGAACTTATAAATCTTCCAAGCATCATTCGTATGAAATGTCTCCAAGTCCTTGATCTTTTTGGCTGCTCGAGTCTTGAGATGTTTCCTGAGATTCCAGAAGTGATTGAGGGGTTAGAAAAGCTTGATTTATTCggatcaaaaattaaagaactgCCCTCGTCAATTAATAATCTCACATCTCTCAAAACCCTTGATCTTTCCGGCTGCTCGAATCTTGAGATGTTTCCAGAGATTCAAGAAGTGATTGAGCGGTTAGAAGAGCTTGATTTGTCCggatcaaaaattaaagaactgCCCTCGTCAATTAATAATCTCACGGGGTTATTTTATTTGGGGCTGCAAGATTGCAAGGAACTTATAAATCTTCCAAGCAGCATTTGTCAACTTAAATCCCTATATCATCTCTATCTTTCTGGTTGCACAAAATTTGAGGTGTTTCCAAGCATTGTAGAAAATATGGAAGGATTAAGGGAGCTTCACTTGGATGGAACATCTATCAAAGAGCTTTCCCCCTCAATTGAACGGCTTCAGAGTCTTGAATATTTAAATCTGAGAAACTGCAAAAGCCTTGTACATCTTCCTGACACTCTCTGTAATTTGGCACACCTTGACGCTCTCAATCTCTGTGGGTGCCCAAACCTTTCTCAATTACCTGTCAACCTTGAGGATTTGGGACGCTTGTGGGATAATGCAGTAAAAAGGGATTTAGAACGCTTGTAGTTGTGGGATAGTGCAGAAGAAAGTGATGGATAGTGGGGGCATCCGTTACAGAGCCGTTGTGAAAGTTTGACGCGTGTACAACGCTCACAAAGATAATCGGCATCCACGTCGACTACACGCTATATCACAGAGCTCCACCCCAACCCCCCAATTTCCAGgtaatcaaatttcaaacccAATTTTTGATTgggaattaaatttcaaaattgggAGATTATATTACCTGAAAAAAGAAACAATTTTCAGGGGTTTTGGGTACACTGCTGATAAACACATGGATACGAAGCTCTGTTTTGAAGCAATCGATCGGTCACTACGCCACATGCGGCGGCCTTCAATTGCGTATTGTGATTGTGTCGCGAGGGAGAGGTACGTATCTCTACATGTGGAATACATTTGTTACCTGTCTTTTCGTTCGGGTTTGGCTGGTTTCAATTGCTTTGTGCTTGTGCAGAAACCGTGAAGATATTGCTATCCATGTCAATTCCCGTTGCTAACTTGCTAATGCCACCGGTGCTCCTCCAATTTGGATGAAAGGTACTTTGCTTTCCTTTTATCTTAACTTTTCTATATCTGCAATTTCGTTGCAAATGAGTCTCCTGGTGGTCCTCCTGACGATCCTTACATTCTCAGCTCCTTAAGCAACAGCCTCAGCAGGCGATCACAGCTACAATGTAGGAGATCTGCCCCCTTCTTCGTGAACAAAGTTGGCCTCTTGAACAACCCCAGGTACCCTTATCTTCCTCACCGCCGATTGAATACAAATTGTTTAAATtctgtaaatttttttagaggAAAACGCTAACAGTTTTAAGTTCTTGCTTCATATGGTCTCCTAAAACTCCTTTTTTGTTTTCGTTTACTTCCCAATTTTCAGAAACAGTGAATTTGAAGATGGATTAAGAAACCATTTGAATGGTGCACAACAAACTGATTTTGTAGCGtttgatcaaaacaaagttTGAAAAGCAAAAAATCTGATGATATGTTTAACTTTTTCCTTACATTCTTTATGTAGTGCAAATTTTTGTGATATTTAATGATGAAAAACTCATTGTTCTGATATTGCATCGTATGTACTTGCAGAAAACCTGGGCACAAGTTACAACTAATTATTGATATAAGGTTTCAGTTACTTCTTCGACTAAGCAATACAAAGCTGGAGAGAGCCTGTGTCCGAAGAAGCTTAAAGTTGTTGAAGTTGTGAAGTTCAGGGATGTTATCAGTAATGAATTTTACTTCCAGATGTATTGTGATGATCTTCCAGTCTAGGGGTACATCCGAAAAGTTGAAGATGAGAGCTGGGAAAAAGGGACCAAGTATTATCTGTTCACACATTTTCTTTTTGATGTTCTTTACAATGGAAACCAAGTAATAGAAATACATGCTTTTAGTGATCCAAATCATGCTGTTGATGTAACAGAAGATATTGATATTGACGTTGAGTTCACTTATTCGGTTAACTGGAAAGCCACATCAACTCAGTTCCAGAACAGGATGGACAAGTACTCAAAGGCTTCATTAATGCCAGTCCGCCAGAAAATTCATTGGTTGTCATTCATTATTATCATCATTGTGCTTTTGATGGGATTGCTTGCTTTGCTCATAGTACGCCGCCTCAAGAATGAGATGAAAAAGTAAAACATTATTCACAATCTTGTCCaactacattatatttttacttGGTCAGCCTAGTGTAATTAATCTTGTCATAGGTTCTCAAACAGtgacgaagaagaagacaaggaggtTGGCTGGAAATACATTCATGGTGATGTTTTCAGATATCCCCCAAACATGTCATTGTTTTGTGCTGTCTTGGGCGTGGGTACCCAACTGCTTGCCATGTAAGCTAATTTATCATTCTTCAGTCACTTCTCTTCTTGTTTCATAGCTTTATGTTCTGTAGATAGCATGGTGACAGATATTTTACTCTGTTTTTACCTTGAAGGGAACACCTATAGAACAGAGGGACATCATAGCCTCTGTAAATGTTGAACACCTACACATAATTTCATGTGCACATAAGATGTAGGACTATAAGAGCAGTTAGGCAGACAAGAAGATATTTGGACTCACTCCATCCTTTGGCATCCCCCAGAAGGTGCCTTGGAAACACTCCAAGGTTAATGTGCCTACACACTAGCAGAAAATCCAAGATTTCTTTCCACTAACACTGATTTTGAAAGCTAACAAGCTAGCCCCTTTTAGGCTAATTGGTACATGAATCTTGAAAGATCTACATTAATATACTTAGGAATTCTAAAGACTAATTTATGATACTTACTGCATTAATATTGCAACTCAAAGACATTGAACTTGCAGACTATGTGTAAACTGCACTTATTACAGAAGAGACCAGTAATACtctaatttattgaattttgaACTTGGCTCCTCCATTGGTGTATGAATCTCGAGTAGAATATTGTGATTATTCAGtactgtttaaaaaaaaatgcagacTCTATGAGTGTCaacttttaaactttgttttagttttaactttgacttttttttaaatcttcaGGCTGTTTATCTTATTTTTGCTAGCATTTTTTGGAGTCCTATATCTGAATTTGGGTAAAAGGTACTTTGCATTTCCTTTTATCTTAACATTTCTATATCTGAATTTGTGTACATGACTATATTAGTCTAGATTAGATTGCTTTTTTGGCGTTAGTGGGGTATAATGACGGGTTTTTCAATCTAGTCGTATGTATCATCAGCACAATCTGCATTCATCAGTAGCTTAGGTAGTTACAAAATTTTGAACACCTTTTCCTGTGGAGGAAATCAAAGAGAAATGAAGCCTTTCTCGCTGAGTGAAACCATGGTATTCAATACATCAAACAAGAGCTGCTACACAGCCTTTCTCGTTTGTTGGTTTTCTTAGCCAGTTAGCGAGTCTAGATTTCATGTGTTACTCACACGTTTGTCTAGCCAATTTCTCCAGTTATTGGTAGGGGACATTTGTTAACAAAGCTTGACCGACTTTCCTCGACTCATCCCCAAATACTCAAAGTCCCCTCAGCGACCAATGTCTGTCTCTCACAGTCACTCACAGTCACTCACAATTCCACCGAATGAATAAGTTGCCACGACTCAATCCACTGCAAGCACACCTCAACGCCCCAAACCCTCTCTCACTATGAACTCCAGAGTTTCACTTTTACTTTTTTGGAATTGAAGTGCAGTTCACTTCTTTGGAGTTGTTCTTTTATCTATTATTGTTTTGAAATGAATGAAGAGAGGAGGTTGATGTTGTATATTTGAAGCAATTCAACTTGCCCTGATCACACCTCCTTGTGTTTGGAAGGAACTTCAGATTGCAGCGTTGTTACCGGGAAGATTGTGATTTGTGACTGGTATTAGACCCAGAGTGCAGGAGGGACAGGTGGGACAGGTGGTGAAAGATGCAGGAGCCATTGGTCTGATTTTGGCATTCACAGCTGCTAATGCAGAACGAATGTCTGTTTTGACTCTTCAAACAACTGTCGCTGATGTTGGCTCTGCGGTTTCGAATTACCACACCATAGTTTCACAGTCCAGAGGTGCTTATGTGAAAGTCGAGCCTCAGACGTTTAACTTCACCAGAGCAAACGAAAAGCTTTCTCATAAGATCACCTTACCATGAAATCCCGGCAGGCGGTTCCAGAATTTGGAGGATTGGTGTGGAAGGATGGAGTGCAAGGGGTGAGAAGCTCTGTTGTTGTAGTTTGGCTACCTCCACTGTGAATCATGCACTGgagtttattttttctttttggcatgATTTAATTtcaatgtatatttatattaattattCATGCTTTTTATTCTGTCCGAGCATTTCAGTCCTTGCATTACATGAGCTAGTCAATCATCGCTTACAGAGTACTTTCTGCGATCAATCCCGTGCATGCGAATGGCTGCTGCTGCCGCTTCTTCGTCTTCATCCGACAGTCATTGGAAGTACGATGTGTTCCTGAATTTTAGAGGACTCGAGGCTGCTGCTTCTTCTTCGTCGGCCATCTCAACAAAGCTCTGGATCAGAAAGCAATCAACACCCTTATCGACGCCGAAGAGCTTCAAAAGGCAACGACCTTTCGGAGCTCCTGGCAGCTATTAGCTACTCAGGCTTTTGACCCTAGTTTTTTTTTCCGAAAACTATGCTTCTTTGACGTGGTGCTTGAAAGAACTTGTCCAGATAATGGAATGCGTGGATGCACACAAGCAGATAGTGGTTCCTGTTTTATACGGAGTCGATCCATACGGTTGGGATTCGAAAAAttataagtttaatttttttcacatGCACTTGCTGTTAAAGTATTTTTACTGTAGAAATATCATAACTTGAAAGtgttcattttctttatcaagATTAGCTGGAGATTGTTAATTACCTATATGTATCGAACAAATCAACGATTTTGGTCACTTCTAACATCCTTAAATTTAAATGGCTAATGTTCACCAATTTGATTGATTCACCAATTTGGCGAAATATATGCTCAAGAACATGAACAATTCAGATTATGAAATTTGTGCGGTTAAAGTATGTTAATTTCAATTTGCAAGCAAGTGAACATGCATTCCTTTGACTCTTTTGGGCTTGTTATAAAacataggggtgggttcggtttaaatcggttcggttttttgccaaaaccgaaaccaaaccgaaatttcggttcggttttttgccaaaaccgaaaccaaaccgaaatttcggttcggttcggttcggttcaattttttttcggtttttttcggttcggtttcggttttttgtttttattttttttttaaaaaatgaaaaacattgaaattttaaattttaacatatccaacacaatcataacataaacattctaactagaatcaaagacaatgaaaataaacatttaaagttgaactaaaatcatcaatcaagtctttcaaagtccaaactaacaacctcacaacacaaaaatcacacaaaaatcgtataaatgacttagaaaagttaaattgtatgatgttgttcaaagatcagtgttgtttgcttgtaactgcatgttgacaacttgattagtaaaggtaatgcgtgggtggatttatttagtgtgtgttggattcttttccatcacaaattacccaagtaatctactcgaaataaatgtttatggattatgttacatgttatatgagagtagatttggaaaagaaagctggcgcagaagtagacagtgctatggagatggatgtaggtattTCGGGAAgaggtttggttccggaaccttatatgggggagaaataataggttagggtttagagtttttataggcctttttaaatattttgagcttaaagtttggcaacacattgggttagcacattttaacttacaaattgggtttagaaaataatacctaaaacaaataattaaataaaaaaattaatttaattaattcggtttggttcggtttctagatcactaaaaccgaaccgaaccaaaagaattcggttcggtttggttttcggtttttttcggttttcggttttttgaacccacccctaataaaACATAGGTTTGATAATTCTATAACTTCACAGGGATGATGCCAATTTGAAGCTTTGACTCTTTTATGATGAAATCGCTTGTCAATTTGAAGCTTGCTGCTTTCTCGAAAATGTCAAGGAAGGCTTCTCAGATAATGGTGATGTAAATCGCTTCAGATAACCACTCCTTTGCTAGGCAGCGTTTGGAATGGCCGAGAGCGGACCTTTTTGGGATCTACGTGAGAAAAGGTTTTAGCACCAGTGTATCCATGCATGAACTGCTTCTTTCTTAATGATGTTGAAAAATAATCCCAAATTGAAGCCTTACTTGGAAAGCAGCATTCATTTGGTGGTGGAAATCAGGTCATTGTTGAATTTGAGGCCGAATTACATTGGGCCTTTGCGTTTGATAAGCCCAGTAGCCCAAAATTAGTTGGGTGTTTAATGGCCCATGTGAAAGCCCACAATTGGGGCATGTGATTAGCTTTGTGTTTTGTATAAAGAGGAAATTAATCACTGTATTtccttctctatttgtttctttggtgtgtgagagttattgggtgtattgggatTTTGGATTGTGAGATTGCCAAACACTTTGTAAACACTCTCATTTCCATTTGGTTTatagtggattattggtgaGCTCCTAcagctccgaggacgtactccagttacactgactgttaaggaacctcgttaaatcttggtgtcttttcaattttattcttgtattttatttggTATATTTCCTATcagttagcttgagttggtttcCAATTCGTTTGGTCTATTCGTGCACAACAATTATAACAACTAGAGATATGCAATTACTAAGTGGAGTTGATGCTGTAATTGTATATAAGCCCAAAAACTTAAGTGAGTCAGAAGCTTTTGAACTCTTCAAGCAGTATGCCTTGAACAAACCAACCCACAAGAGATTATGATTGTCTATCGAGGCTTCCCATAAACATGTTCTTGGCGTGCTTGTAGCACTTAAAATCTTGGGAGCTTTGCATGTTTCTTTAAAGGGATGGAGAAAGACTATGTAACTAAAATTCTTGATAGCTGTGGCTTTTATCCCCATAGTAGATTAGGAGTACTAGTTAACAGAACTCTCATCACCATCTCGGATTACAACGATACGCTTGAAATGCATGATTTACTACAAGAAATTGGGTTGGAAATAGTTTGCCAAGAATCTAATAGAGGGTTTGGAAGATGAAGTAAGTTATGAATTGATGACGATGTTCATCATGCATTAACTCAAAATACGGCGAGATATATTCATTATCTCTTCTTTTTAAGTATGTGATATTGAGTAGAAAGCTTAAG
This region of Malus domestica chromosome 07, GDT2T_hap1 genomic DNA includes:
- the LOC103428543 gene encoding disease resistance protein RPV1-like, producing MAASSSSSDHRWKYDVFINFRGEDTRRGFVSHLYKALRQKPINTFIDAEDLGKGDRLSELLTAIRESRLSLVVFSKNYAYSTWCLKELVEILECHHTKNHIVLPIFYEVDPSDIRKLKRSFEEAFAKHDNDSSAEIEEVRSWRSALTTATSFSGWDSRNYENDIKLIEKIVEDVYKKLIHISSSSSKDNPLIEMDSHMHEMHLLLHPPGVETNDVRVIGIWGMGGLGKTTIARAVYDEIACQFEASCFLENVKEGFIKHGKLHMQTQLLSSLSNNKVGSSHILDKGFQVMLNSLAQRKILIVIDDVDKLEQIEALLGEQHSSFGGGSRIIITTRDLQLLSGTDAIYKPKIFSDPGAVELFRRYAFRTNQPTRDYDVLTRRAVNYAQGLPLALKVLGASLYNKTILEWKGVLEKLKEVPQRRINDVLRTSFDELDRTEKNIFLDIACFFKGMKKDYATEILDGCGFHPHAGIGVLIDRALITVSVYGKLGMHDLLEEMGREIVRQESIEEPGRRSRLWSYEDVYRVLTQNTTTKAVESIILDLSNSDEACVNAEAFVSMTQLRLLKIVAYGNKHLIGNLRFLSHELRCLLWNRFPLKSLPSNRQFKNLVDLDMQYSLIDRLWEGTQTLEKLKFINLSSCQYLKETPDFTKMPNLKNLILRSCIRLVEVHPSISTHANLVLLNLSGCKELKSLPSSIRMKSLTTLDLCDCSSLEMFPEIPEVIEGLEELDLSGSKIKELPSSINNLTGLSYLILEDCKELINLPSIIRMKCLQVLDLFGCSSLEMFPEIPEVIEGLEKLDLFGSKIKELPSSINNLTSLKTLDLSGCSNLEMFPEIQEVIERLEELDLSGSKIKELPSSINNLTGLFYLGLQDCKELINLPSSICQLKSLYHLYLSGCTKFEVFPSIVENMEGLRELHLDGTSIKELSPSIERLQSLEYLNLRNCKSLVHLPDTLCNLAHLDALNLCGCPNLSQLPVNLEDLGRLWDNAVKRDLERL